Genomic window (Chondrocystis sp. NIES-4102):
GATGCTTGGGTTAGAAGTAGTTAAATCTGCTTAAAGTTATGGTAATTAATTTTATCTTTAGAATCAGTGATGGGGAGACAAGGCAATAGTCCCCCTATCTCACAGTAAAATTTGTCTGACGCAAAGACGGGTAATTATTAGGTAGTAGGTAGTAGGTAGTAGGTAGTGGGTAGGGGTTGAGAGATAGAAGTCAGGAGTCAGGAGAGAGGTTGCCCTCAAGGATAAGATAAAGCAAATGGGTAGTAATTAGTAGATAGTCAGGAGTAACAAGTAACAAGTCAATAATTATCCCTCGATCACCATCGCAATTAAAAATAAAAACTATCTATCACGGATTAGCTGCGCGTCAAAGCTAAGAGCTAAGAGCTAATGGCTAACAGCTAACAGCTAAAAAACACCCTAAATCTCTCGTTATTTTCAATAATTACTATTAAATCTGACCACAATTAGTTTTTCCTTGTGGCAGTCTTTCCCTTATACCCTCAGTAGGATAAGCAGTTAGAATAACTTGACCATTTTCTCTAACTTTAATCCCTCTGGCTATTTGAATTTTACCTATACTTGTGTTTATAGGTTCAGCAATAGCGGATGCTGTATTTATTTCCCCGTTAATAATCAGGTTTTGAGGGGTTAATGGTTGATCTGGAGAAACTGGAATACCACCTTTACCTCTGACAACTAAACTGTTTTTAGCTGTTGTTTCCCTATTAGCTTGACAAGCTTGTTCAGTGGTTTCTGCTCGTTCAATTAGATTAATAGGTAGTTCTATTGTACCCTCAGTTGGCTTAACGTCAGTAGTTAAAACGGAAATTTCACCATCTATACCAAGATTTGAACTAGTACTAAGATCATTAGTTGTAGGATTATCATCAGGGCGTTCTTCTATTCCTAAAATACTTTCTGTAGTAATGTTGATATTTCCTCCATTGCCATTAAAAGCCTTAGTCGTAATATCATTATCACCATCGCGAAAAGCCACAATATACTGGGAATTAATATCGATGTTTCCCCCGCTTCCTAAAATATCCTGTGAATTGGCAGTTGCGGATATATTACCAGTATCGCTTAAACTTAAAACATTACTAGTGATGTTGATATTTCCACCATCACCGTTATTCGAGTTAGTATATATTCCAGCATCTCTTCCATTTATGCCTTCTATATTAATTCTTTCTTGAGCATTAATAGCAATATCACCTGCCCTAGCTGCACCAGTACCACTATTCTTAGCTAAGATTAAAGATCCCCCCAATAAAGAAAGATTACCCGTATTAATTTCAATTTTACCGCCGTTGCCCTCTCCATTTTCCGTTACTTCGGCATTTATTTGGGTTTTATCAACATCTACATTATCGTTACTACCATCTAATAAAACTTCTTGTGAAGCATTAAGTGTAATATCACCAGCGTCGCCTGTTCCTCTGGTAAAGGAGTAGATAGAACCTTGACTCATATTTAATCTTTGAGTGTTGAGGGTAATATCCCCTCCATTACCTTGAGAAGTATTTTCAACAGTGTTGTATATTTGACTGTATTTTTCATTTGTGCCTTGGAAAGTTATTTGTTGAGCATTGATAACAACATTACCTCCATCTCCCTTTCCGCCAATATCTGCCACAATAGAAGATCCTCCAAGAAGCGAAAAGTTATTTGTATTGATTTCTAAATTACCACCGTTTCCCTCTGCACCATATCCTACTTGTGTATTTATTTGTGTAGAACCAGTATCTTGATTGTCATTAATCCCATTTAAGATAACTTTTTTTGAAGCATTAATAGTAATATTGCCTGCATTGCCTTTGCCGTAGGTATTAGAAATAATAAAAGTTGAATCTCCAGCAGATAAGGAATTAGCTTGAATATTTATATCGCCTGCATTACCTATTGCTCCTTCGACAACTTGATTTAAGATGTCTCCGCCACTTAGTTGTATCTCATTGGCAGTAATGGCAAGATTCCCTGTATTACCTTCGCCGTAGGTTTTTGCCACAACAGAAGCGCGATCGCTTATTTGCAGTAAATTAGTATTAATAGTTATTCCACCTGAATTTCCTTTTGCAGTACTATTGAGTTTAGGATTTCTCCCTAAGTTGGGATTATTTACATCATTAGCTTGTAATCCAACCATATTACGAATTGCAGTTTCGTAATCGTAGGCTTCAAATATACCTGGATTATTTTCTATCCCACCACTTCCTATTAATTTAACTGAATCAGTGGCATTTATAGTAATATCTCCTGCTTGGGCATTAGGAGAAGTTGTATCTTCGGCTATTCCTGCATATAATTCACTCAAACCTGATAATTCGAGCCTTCTAGCATTAACATTGATTGAACCTCCTCCATCAGCAGTAGTTTTTACTCTAGATTGTTGTGTTAAAGTTACGTCTCCTCTAGATATTCCTTCGGGAAAAGTTAGGCTACCATTGTCATTGATTAATACTTCTCCTGCTTGAGTTAATCCTCCTAACTCAACTTTTCCTCCTGGGGCGGTAATGCCTGCTGCATCTTCTAAAATTACATCGCCACCAATTAAAGCAATGGTTTGATTAGTATCAACGGTTAAACCCACAGACTCTAAAATAGTAAATTCTGTGCCTGTAAATGCAGGGTTAAGATTTTGATTAATCACTCTGGAAGTTAAACCAAAATTAGAACGATTGATAATATCCCCAGGTGCAGCTCGAAAACCTAAACCAATTGGTGCATTAACTGTTAGTAGAGGTGGATTATTTATATCCGTTGCGCTAAATTCCCCATCCTCAAATAAAATATTGCTGGCACTACTAGCGTAAAAAGAGCCACCTACATCAAGGCTGGCATTTTCCCCAAAGATAATACCCGCAGGATTAATTAAAAATAAATTAGCACTACCGTTAGCACTAATTAAACCGTCGATGTTAGAAATGTTACCGCCTGTAACTCTAGAAAAGATATTAGAGACATCATTAGCATTATTAAAAGCAGCCTCATTACCAGTGGGAATAGAAAAATCGTTAAAACTGTGAAATAAATTATTCCCTCGTGTTTCTCCGCCCGTAATCTCAGCCACATTACCATTTTGAGTGACTTGTGTATTAACTGTGCCATCAGGAGTTACTTGGGCGATCGCGTAGCCACGGGAAAGAAAAAGAGAGCCTAAAATATAAAGAAAAATTTGCAATACAGAAGAAAAACCTTTTATCACAGCAACTTTCCTAATCAAGTTAGAACTTCAAGCTTTAGGAATACTACCATGTTGTCTTGTGTAATTGGCTGGAATTAAATATAAAATAAGGCTATCCCACACTGCTTATGAGATAACCTTACATATCTATATCTAACAAATTAAAAATTTAGGTGTAATGCGGTCAATTAATAATCAAAATCACCACCAGCACCAGCACCAGCACCACCTTTATCTTTTTCTGGTTTATCTACCACAATACATTCAGTAGTTAAAACCATACCAGCGATAGAAGCTGCATTTTGTAGGGCTGAACGGGTTACTTTTGCAGGGTCAACAATACCAGCGTCGAACATATTAACATATTCATTGCTAGCAGCATTATAACCAGTGCTAAAGTCTTTTTCTTTAACTCTTTCTGCTACTACCGCACCGTTTTGACCAGCATTTTCAGCAATTCTTTTTAGAGGCGCAGTTAAAGCACGAGCAACAATAGTTGCACCTGTTAGAGCTTCATCTTTAAGATTAGCATTTGCCCATTCTTCTAACCCAGGGGCTAAATGAGCTAAAGTTGTACCACCACCAGGAACAATACCTTCTTCCACAGCAGCTTTGGTAGCGTTAATAGCATCTTCTAAACGTAGTTTGCGATCTTTCATTTCGGTTTCAGTTGCAGCACCGACTTTAATTACCGCTACACCACCAGATAGTTTAGCTAAACGTTCTTGTAGTTTTTCTTGATCGTAGGAAGATTCAGTTTCTTCGATCTGACGACGAATTTGCTGACAACGTTTTTTAACTGCTTCTTCATTACCTTCTGCCACGATAGTAGTGCTATCTTTGGTAATGTTGATACGACGAGCAGTACCTAGGGTATCAATCTTAGTGTTTTCTAATTTCAAGCCTGCATCTTCAGAAATTACTTGTCCACCAGTTAAGACAGCAATATCTTCTAACATTTGCTTACGGCGATCGCCAAAACCTGGGGCTTTAATAGCAGCGACATTAAGTACACCTCGTAGACGGTTAACTACTAAAGTTGCCAATGCTTCTTTTTCGATATCTTCGGCGATAATTACTAAAGGTTTGCCTTGACGAGCAACTTGTTCGAGGATGGGAACTAGATCTTGAACTAGGGTAATTTTGCGATCGGTAATGAGAATGAAAGGCTCTTCTAGAGTAGCTTCCATACGCTCAGTATCAGTTACAAAGTATGGGGAGATATAACCCTTATCAAAGCGCATCCCTTCAGTAATTTCTAGTTCAGTAGTCATAGACTTACCTTCTTCTAGAGAAATTACCCCTTCTTTACCGACTTTATCCATTGCTTGGGCAATCATATTGCCTACTTCTTCGTCGTTACCAGCAGAAATTGTACCAACTTGCGCGATCGCTCTGGAATCTTCTACAGGTTTTGATTGCTCTTGTATTTTACCGACTAAATGCTCAATGGCTTTGTCTATACCGCGTTTAATTGCAATAGGATTTGCACCAGCAGCTACGTTACGTAAACCTTCTTTAACGATCGCGTGGGCTAAAACTGTGGCGGTAGTAGTCCCGTCTCCTGCTACATCATTGGTTTTGGACGCAGCTTGACGAATTAAAGATACGCCTGTATTCTCGATGTGATCTTCTAATTCAATTTCTTTGGCGATTGTAATCCCATCGTTAACAATTTGGGGCGCGCCAAATTTTTTTTCTAGGACAACATTACGTCCTTTTGGGCCGAGGGTAACTGCTACTGCTTCTGCTAGTAAGTCTATACCTTTTTCTAATGCGCGACGAGCTTCGTCGTTATATATAATCGATTTAGCCATAAAATTGGTTTGCCTTTAAGGAAATGATCAATGGTAATTAAATGAGTTTTTGTATACTGTTGAGTTCAGTATTTCTTTCTACTTAACTTAGGAAACTGCTGCTAAAATATCTTTTTCTGATAGCAAGACATATTCTTGTCCACCTAGTTTGATGTCAGTGCCAGCATACTTAGAATAAAGAACTTTATCGCCAACTTTTACTTCTAAATTTGTGTAACTACCGTCATCGTTACGTTTTCCAGGGCCTACACCTACAACTTCCCCAATTTGAGGTTTTTCTTTGGCTGCATCAGGTAGAAAAATACCACCTGCAGTTTGTTCCTCGCTTTCGCTAACTTTAATAAATACGCGATCGCCTAAAGGTTTTACAGTTGAAACGTTAATGCTTATAGCTGCCATGCTTAGTTCTCCAGAATAATTAAACCCTTGATGATGAGTTGTGTCTTTTAGATTAGCACTCTCACCTTCCGACTGCTAATTTAGCTAAATTAGTTAACAGATGGCAACGGTATTAGTAGTGTGGTTTACCGTACAATTATGTTATTTAGGAGTCAGGAGTCAGGAAGGGGGACACAGGAGACAGGAGACAGGAGACAGGAGTCAGGAGTCAGGAGTCAGGAGAGGGTAGTAGGTAGTAGGCGCGGAAAGCGTCCCTGAACGCACGCTTGCTTTGGTCGCCAAAGCGCGAACGTGACGATAGTAGGTAGTGGGTAGTGGGTAGGGGAGTAATCCCACAAGGGGACAATGAGAGTAAGCAGTAATGAGGGGGTAGTAGGTAGTGAGTAGGGGAGTAATCCCACAAGGGGACAATGTAGGTAATAGGTAATTAAAGCTAACAGCTAAGAAGCTCAGAAGCTCACAGCTAATAAATAAAAACCAGTAGAGACTATAAAATAAACCGTTTCTCAAAAATGTTGAAACAAAGAAATACACTACCACGAATACTTATTTCTCTGATAGTTGCAGGATGTGTTTATGTTTTTTTGCCCTCATCGACTTTTTTGGTAAGTCGTTTAATTATGAGTTGGGATGCAGGGGTGATATGTCTATTGGTTTTAATTGGCAAGATGATTATTCATGCCACACCCGAAAAGATGCGTCGTAATGCTCAAATTTTAGATGAAAATCGTTTAACAATTTTAATTTTATTTGTGGCTGCTGCTTGTGCCAGTCTTATGGCGATCGCTTATATTTTGAAGCATAGTCAAGGTCTTCTGGGGTGGCAGTTAACCTTACATATTAGTTTGGCGATCGCTACTATTATTGTTTCTTGGGTATTAATCCATACTTCTTTTGCAATACATTACGCTCATTTGTACTATAAAAATAGTACGAAAGAAAATATAGCAGGCTTAGATTTCCCTCAAGAACCATTACCAGACTATTGGGATTTTCTCTATTTCTCTTTTATAATTGGCATGACTTGTCAGGTGAGTGACGTTGCTATATCCACTCGCCCTATGAGAAGACTAGCTTTATTTCATGGGATTTTAACTTTTTTCTTCAACACGGTAATTGTGGCATTGAGTGTAAATATCATTGCTGGCTTGAAATGAATTAATATAATTCCGCCTGCTGAAACTTCTGGGTTTTTTGGGCGTTAGCAGCTTCGCCACAGCTACGGGGAGTAGGGAAAATCTTACCTGGATTTGCTAGCCCTTTATCATTCAAAGCGGTACGTATATATTGCATCGTTTCTAAATCAACTTTATTAAACATATAAGGCATATAGCAATTTTTATCTGCACCGATACCATGTTCTCCCGATAAACTTCCGCCAGCATCAACACAGAGTTTGAGAATTTCCCCTCCAATCTCTTCTACTGTTTCAAAAGCTCCATCAACGGCATTATCATAAAGAATGAGAGGGTGAAGATTACCATCGCCAGCATGAAAGACATTAGCGATTTTATAACCATAGCGATCGCTTAACGCCTTAATCTCGCTTAACACTTCTACTAATTTGGTGCGTGGAATTACCCCATCTTGAACAAAATAATCAGGACTCATATGTCCTGCTGCTGCAAAAGCTGCCTTTCTCCCTTTCCATAATTTGGCGCGCGTATCGAGATCATTAGCTGTGGTAATACCAGTTGCCAGATTTTGCCGACAGATGGCTTCAACTTGTTTTTTATATGTCTTAACTTCTACTTCTAAACCGTCTAACTCTACCAAAAGTACAGCAGCCGCATTACGATCATAACACCCAGTCGCTACAATATCTTCTACGGCGTTAATACTAAGATTATCCATAATTTCCATACCCGCAGGAATTATTCCAGCACTGATAATATCTGCCACTGCTGCCCCTGAAGCTTCTACGGTGGGGAAATTTGCTAAGACGACACAAACAGATTCGGGTCTTTTTAGGATACGTAATGTTACTTCTGTAGCGATGCCTAATGTTCCTTCCGATCCGACAAATAAACCTGTTAAATCATATCCTGGCATTTCAGGGACTGCACCACCCACATCAATTATTGAACCATTAGTGGTAACTATCTTTAAGCCTAAAACATGATTAGTAGTAACACCATATTTAAGACAGTGAACACCCCCTGAATTTTCCGCCACATTCCCACCAATAGAACAAATAATTTGGCTAGAAGGATCTGGGGCATAATAAAACCCTGCACCACTAACTGCTTGAGTTACCCAATTATTAATTACTCCAGGTTGGACGGTAATACAGTGATTATTTAAATCTTGCTGTAAAATTTGGTTCATTCTAGCGGTAACAATTAGAACACAGTCTTGTGTTGGTAATGCGCCCCCAGATAAACCCGTACCTGCACCCCTAGCCACCCAAGGTATATTTTGGTCATAGCAAACTTTAACAACACCTGCCACCTGTTCTGTAGTACGGGGCAACACCACAAGGGCGGGACGTTGGCGATAGCTTGGTATACCATCGCATTCATAAGTTAATAATTCTTCTTTACGTACTACTACTCCATCTTTGCCAACTATGGCGATGAATTGATTGATAATTGGTTGCCATTTATTGCTAGTAGACGAAAAAAGTTTGCTAAACATCTTAAATTGTAATTTTTACTAAATTCCCCTTGATCTTCATGATATCTGAATTTACCTTAGTTATGCTTAGACACAATAACTTAGGATTAATTTTCATTTTTAGATAGCAGATAAACAAACTTTTGCTATTTTTGTCAGTTAATTTGGGTTAACACCTCTCAAGGATTGAAGAGATAATTATCAACTATTTATTATTAATTATTGAACTGTATATTTTCTCTACCCAAAGAAAAATACCAAAAAAATGATTGAATTACTTAATGGTAATTACGCATAAAGTCATCAATTTAGGAATATTGATCGTCAAAAATACCCAGGTGATTAAATTATAAATTCACCTACAATAGAATGTCTTTATTAGAGGGCGGATTTTCGATTTATCATGCGATCAAAGAATAATTATTGGAGTGGATATATTTTATTTGTCACTCAAAATAAAGTATGTAGATCCATATTTCTCAGCTATAAGTTCTCTCTAGTTCTGGTATTAAGTTTTACTTGTAATGTTGTTTTAAGGGCTACAAGAGCCGAGGCTGAAACAATTTTTACGGCTGATAATGCTGCTTTAACTATTAAAGAAGTAACGCCAACAGATAATAAAAATAGCATTACTGATGCAACTTTAAATCCAGCTAGTATAAGTAATGAGAAGCCGAGAGAAGGGGATGTAAGTTTTCAAGTTCAGGAACGTCCTATAAAAGTAAAAAAAATTAAAGTTGTAGGTAACACGTTATTTAAACCAGAAATTACTAAGCTAACTAAAGAATATCAAAATAAATCTCTTACCTTAACAGAATTATATAAATTGCGATCTGCTATTTCCAAATTATATACAGATAAAGGTTATGTAAATTCAGGGGCTTATTTACCGCCTCAAAAAATAGAAGATGGGATAGTAAAAATTCAAGTTTTAGAAGGACAAATCGAAACTATTGAAATAACTGGTAATAAACATTTAAGCGATCGCTATATTACTTCTCGTTTAGCTTTATCAACTCCAATTAAAACTGAACAGATCTTAGAAAGGTTGCAATTATTACGTCTTGATCCTCTAATTGAAAACGTTGCAGCCGAATTATCTGCTGGTGTCGCCCCTGGAATGAGTCGTTTGGATATTAAAGTAGATGAAGCGGACGCTTTTAATATTTCTACTTCCCTAGATAATTATAAATCTCCTTCCGTCGGCTCTAATAGTCGCAATTTAGGTTTAAGCTACAACAACCTATTACAATCGGGGGACGAGATTAATGTAAACTACAGCAATACTAAAGGTGGCGATGCTTTTGATATTGGTTACGCTATACCAGTTAATGCTAAAAATAGCCAAATTAGCTTTACTTATGGCATAAATTCCAATAACGTCGTTGAAGATCCTTTTACGCCTCTCGATATTGAAACAAAATCTAATTTTTACGAATTAAGCTGGCGACAACCTGTAATTAATCAATTAACTCAGGAATTAGCCTTGGGGTTAAGTTTTTCACGTCAACATAGTGAGACTTCAGTATTAGATTATCCTTTCCCCTTATCTATAGGTGCAGATGAAGCTGGGAAGACAAATATTAGTGCAATCAAGTTTTTTCAGGAATATACCAAAAGAACAGATAAAAGCGTTTTAGCATTGCGATCGCAATTTAGTCTGGGTGTAGATTTATTTGATGCCACGATTAATAATAATGCTCCTGATAGCAGGTTTTTTGCTTGGCGCGGACAATCTCAATGGGTGCGTCAATTAAATGAGGATTTTTTAGTATTATTACGTGCTGATCTACAACTAGCTAATGATTTAGTCCCCCTCGAACAATTCCGTATCGGTGGGGTAAATAGTGTCAGAGGGTATCGACGGGATATTAGCCTATCGGATAGTGGCTTATTTACTTCGGCTGAATTGAGAATTCCTGTTTGGAGAATTGCACAATTAGATGGAGTTTTGCAGTTATCACCGTTTATTGATTTTGGTTTACCTTGGAGTGGTGGAGATGCAATTGTTAATGTTGATTCTTTGGTAGCAATTGGGATGGGGTTGAATTTTAAAGCTGGAGAAGGATTTAATGCTCGTCTTGACTATGGCATTCCTCTAACCAATGTTCAAGTAAATGGCGATAGTCTACAAGAGGCTGGAGTTACTTTTTCAACTGGTTATAGTTTTTAAATTTACCCTTCATACCTTTTTGGAAACTGCTATATGCTCAAATGCTATACATATTTGCTGTTTTGGACTCAATTAGTCTTATTATCAACTCTTGCTTGTCCTGGCGCGATCGCTCAAATAATACCAGATAACACTTTGGGAAATGAGAATTCAATTGTCGATTCTAATGTCATGGTGCAGGAAGCCTTAGCCGACGTTGTTTCTGGTGGTGCGGTTAGGGAAAATAATTTATTTCATAGCTTTAAGGAATTTAATGTAGGCAATGGGGCGCGGGTTTATTTTGCCAGTCCTGATGGTATTGCTAATATCATTACTCGTGTTACAGGAAATAAGATTACAGAAATAAATGGGACTTTGGGAGTAGCTGGGATGGCTAATTTATTTCTGCTAAATCCGAACGGGATTTTATTTGGCGAAAACGCTTCTTTAGATATTAATGGATCTGTTATGGCAACTACTGGCGATAGTTATAAATTTGAGAATGGTTTTAAGTATAGTGCCACTGACCCTAACACCCCACCATTATTAACCGTAAATTTGCCTGTTGGAGTGCAAATGGGAACTAACCCAGGCACAATTCAAGTGATTGATTCTGGTCATAGAATTCCTAGAGATATAACTTTTAATCGAGTTATTACTCAACCTATTTTAAACAGTTTAAAAGTAAAAAATGGTCAAACTATAAGTTTAATTGGCGGAGAGATAAATTTAAACAACGGTACTATAAACGCACCAGGAGGCAGGATTCAGTTAGGAACTCCTAAAGTGGGTGAGGTTGATTTTAAAATTTTACCTGATAATAGTTGGTTGATTGATTATAGTAAAGTTTCTAAATTTGGCGATATAACTTTAACTGGAAAATCACTACTTGATGTGTCGGGAGTTGACAAAAATAATATTCAACTAGTGGGTGGAAATATTTTTTTAAAAGATCATTCTTTTATTACTAGTAATAATTTTGGCGATAAAATCCCAGAAAACATTGATATTAAAGCCCAAAATAATATTGAAATTACTGGCGGAAATGAACCAAATACTAACCCTAGTGAGATCCGCACCATGACTTTAACAAATCAGCCAGGTAGCTCAGTTAATATTGAAAGCAAGAATTTGTTATTTAACAATGGTAGTAAAATATCGACGATCGCCATTGCTTCAGGAAAAAGCGGAGATATTAATATTAAAGTAACTGATTCCTTAAATATTGATGGTTCTAAATCTTTTGCATATATTATCCCCAGCACTATTGCAGCAGTTAACTTTAGTACTGGTGATGCAGGCAATATTAAAATTGATGCCAACACTATAGAAATATTAGCAGGTAGTGCTATAAACTCCTCAGTTTTAGGTTCGGGTAGAGGCGGAGATCTCTTAATTAATGCAACAGAATCTATCAAAGTTAAGGGCATAGATCTAGACACTTTTTTACCCAGCACCCTCTCTTCGATTAATTTTAATCAGGGTCAAGCGGGAGATGTGACTATTAATACAGCTAATCTTATGGTGGAAGACAGTGGCAGAGTAGAATCAAGTACTCTATCTAATGGCAATGCTGGTAATTTGACAATCAACGCTTCTGAATCAATTACAGTCACGGGAAAAAATCCTAATTCCATTAATCCTAGTTTAATAACCTCTGCTAGTACAATTGTTGATCCTAAACTTAGAGATACTTTTATGTTGCCTGAAAAACCACGAGGGGATGCTGGCAATTTAACTATTAACACGCCCAAGCTTGAGGTTAGGGATAACGGACAAGTCACCGTCAAAAATGATGGATTTGGTGATGCTGGAACTTTAAAAGTTGATGCTGATTCCATCTGGATAAATACAGGGGGAAGTATTACCGCTTCAACGGAATCTGGTAATGGGGGTAATATCAATCTCAACGTTCAAGATTTAACACTGTTACGCGATCGCGCCATTATTTCCGCCGAATCAAAACAGATGGGTAACGGTGGCAATATTAATTTAAATACCGATGCCATTGTCATCTTTCAAGACTCAGCAATTATCGCTAATGCCATTGATGGGATGGGTGGCAATATTAAAATAGCGACTCAAGGATTATTTTTAGCCCCTGATAGTAAGATTACTGCCAGTTCGAGGTTTGGCGTGGATGGTAATATTACCCTCGATATCCTCAGCAGCGATCGCCCGCTTGAATTAAAGCAGTTACCAGATAATTTAGTCGATTCTACTGATTTAATCGTGGTTGGTTGTAGTGATGATGCTCAAAATAGCCTAGCAGTAACTGGCAATGGTGGTATTCCTGATAATCCCTACAAAACTCAATCTCTAGATTCTACTTGGTACGATTTACGCCCTGTTACTGAGGCTATTACTATTAAACCTTCTGCACCCACAGCTATTAAAGAGGCTACCGCAACTGTAATCAATACCCAAGGTGAATTGGAATTGGTAACTATTATTCCCCTATCTACTTATCGTTGGGTTAAGTCTATTTGTCCGCAAGTTAATTAATTATTGTATC
Coding sequences:
- a CDS encoding filamentous hemagglutinin family outer membrane protein, giving the protein MIKGFSSVLQIFLYILGSLFLSRGYAIAQVTPDGTVNTQVTQNGNVAEITGGETRGNNLFHSFNDFSIPTGNEAAFNNANDVSNIFSRVTGGNISNIDGLISANGSANLFLINPAGIIFGENASLDVGGSFYASSASNILFEDGEFSATDINNPPLLTVNAPIGLGFRAAPGDIINRSNFGLTSRVINQNLNPAFTGTEFTILESVGLTVDTNQTIALIGGDVILEDAAGITAPGGKVELGGLTQAGEVLINDNGSLTFPEGISRGDVTLTQQSRVKTTADGGGSINVNARRLELSGLSELYAGIAEDTTSPNAQAGDITINATDSVKLIGSGGIENNPGIFEAYDYETAIRNMVGLQANDVNNPNLGRNPKLNSTAKGNSGGITINTNLLQISDRASVVAKTYGEGNTGNLAITANEIQLSGGDILNQVVEGAIGNAGDINIQANSLSAGDSTFIISNTYGKGNAGNITINASKKVILNGINDNQDTGSTQINTQVGYGAEGNGGNLEINTNNFSLLGGSSIVADIGGKGDGGNVVINAQQITFQGTNEKYSQIYNTVENTSQGNGGDITLNTQRLNMSQGSIYSFTRGTGDAGDITLNASQEVLLDGSNDNVDVDKTQINAEVTENGEGNGGKIEINTGNLSLLGGSLILAKNSGTGAARAGDIAINAQERINIEGINGRDAGIYTNSNNGDGGNINITSNVLSLSDTGNISATANSQDILGSGGNIDINSQYIVAFRDGDNDITTKAFNGNGGNINITTESILGIEERPDDNPTTNDLSTSSNLGIDGEISVLTTDVKPTEGTIELPINLIERAETTEQACQANRETTAKNSLVVRGKGGIPVSPDQPLTPQNLIINGEINTASAIAEPINTSIGKIQIARGIKVRENGQVILTAYPTEGIRERLPQGKTNCGQI
- a CDS encoding chaperonin GroEL, which encodes MAKSIIYNDEARRALEKGIDLLAEAVAVTLGPKGRNVVLEKKFGAPQIVNDGITIAKEIELEDHIENTGVSLIRQAASKTNDVAGDGTTTATVLAHAIVKEGLRNVAAGANPIAIKRGIDKAIEHLVGKIQEQSKPVEDSRAIAQVGTISAGNDEEVGNMIAQAMDKVGKEGVISLEEGKSMTTELEITEGMRFDKGYISPYFVTDTERMEATLEEPFILITDRKITLVQDLVPILEQVARQGKPLVIIAEDIEKEALATLVVNRLRGVLNVAAIKAPGFGDRRKQMLEDIAVLTGGQVISEDAGLKLENTKIDTLGTARRINITKDSTTIVAEGNEEAVKKRCQQIRRQIEETESSYDQEKLQERLAKLSGGVAVIKVGAATETEMKDRKLRLEDAINATKAAVEEGIVPGGGTTLAHLAPGLEEWANANLKDEALTGATIVARALTAPLKRIAENAGQNGAVVAERVKEKDFSTGYNAASNEYVNMFDAGIVDPAKVTRSALQNAASIAGMVLTTECIVVDKPEKDKGGAGAGAGGDFDY
- the groES gene encoding 10 kDa chaperonin yields the protein MAAISINVSTVKPLGDRVFIKVSESEEQTAGGIFLPDAAKEKPQIGEVVGVGPGKRNDDGSYTNLEVKVGDKVLYSKYAGTDIKLGGQEYVLLSEKDILAAVS
- a CDS encoding glycolate oxidase subunit GlcD; protein product: MFSKLFSSTSNKWQPIINQFIAIVGKDGVVVRKEELLTYECDGIPSYRQRPALVVLPRTTEQVAGVVKVCYDQNIPWVARGAGTGLSGGALPTQDCVLIVTARMNQILQQDLNNHCITVQPGVINNWVTQAVSGAGFYYAPDPSSQIICSIGGNVAENSGGVHCLKYGVTTNHVLGLKIVTTNGSIIDVGGAVPEMPGYDLTGLFVGSEGTLGIATEVTLRILKRPESVCVVLANFPTVEASGAAVADIISAGIIPAGMEIMDNLSINAVEDIVATGCYDRNAAAVLLVELDGLEVEVKTYKKQVEAICRQNLATGITTANDLDTRAKLWKGRKAAFAAAGHMSPDYFVQDGVIPRTKLVEVLSEIKALSDRYGYKIANVFHAGDGNLHPLILYDNAVDGAFETVEEIGGEILKLCVDAGGSLSGEHGIGADKNCYMPYMFNKVDLETMQYIRTALNDKGLANPGKIFPTPRSCGEAANAQKTQKFQQAELY
- a CDS encoding filamentous hemagglutinin-like protein — its product is MLKCYTYLLFWTQLVLLSTLACPGAIAQIIPDNTLGNENSIVDSNVMVQEALADVVSGGAVRENNLFHSFKEFNVGNGARVYFASPDGIANIITRVTGNKITEINGTLGVAGMANLFLLNPNGILFGENASLDINGSVMATTGDSYKFENGFKYSATDPNTPPLLTVNLPVGVQMGTNPGTIQVIDSGHRIPRDITFNRVITQPILNSLKVKNGQTISLIGGEINLNNGTINAPGGRIQLGTPKVGEVDFKILPDNSWLIDYSKVSKFGDITLTGKSLLDVSGVDKNNIQLVGGNIFLKDHSFITSNNFGDKIPENIDIKAQNNIEITGGNEPNTNPSEIRTMTLTNQPGSSVNIESKNLLFNNGSKISTIAIASGKSGDINIKVTDSLNIDGSKSFAYIIPSTIAAVNFSTGDAGNIKIDANTIEILAGSAINSSVLGSGRGGDLLINATESIKVKGIDLDTFLPSTLSSINFNQGQAGDVTINTANLMVEDSGRVESSTLSNGNAGNLTINASESITVTGKNPNSINPSLITSASTIVDPKLRDTFMLPEKPRGDAGNLTINTPKLEVRDNGQVTVKNDGFGDAGTLKVDADSIWINTGGSITASTESGNGGNINLNVQDLTLLRDRAIISAESKQMGNGGNINLNTDAIVIFQDSAIIANAIDGMGGNIKIATQGLFLAPDSKITASSRFGVDGNITLDILSSDRPLELKQLPDNLVDSTDLIVVGCSDDAQNSLAVTGNGGIPDNPYKTQSLDSTWYDLRPVTEAITIKPSAPTAIKEATATVINTQGELELVTIIPLSTYRWVKSICPQVN